The genomic DNA TGCTTATAGAATTTTGTTAATCATATCAATTACCATTGCCTCTTCAAAAAGAAGTTTATCAAAATAAGTCGATCAAATCTTATCTCCAATCAACCATGTCAcaagaaatattgaatgagtTAGCTATTTTATCAATTGAAAAGGAATTGATTGATTGGATTATGTATACTTAATTGGTACATTTGGTCTAAAAACAAGAGACTCATAATATTTCAataatgtttatatatatttcttcctttggtattaatttttaatgatgtTTGACATAGAAATAgactttttcatgtatttagcgAATTTTTTGTATATATCAATGTATAAAGATCGGGAATATGAGAACTCTAGGATCCCATTTCTAAGTGATGATCCTCTCATGCTTCATATATTGGGTTGTATCCTTGCAATTCTTTGCCATTGCCACATGTTGCCATTATTTTTGGGATCAGATTTTTGGATACGAGCATATAAACCTCGAAACAATCTGGGAATGGGATGGCAAAACCAATAGTTGGATTAAGACATTTGTTCACTATTTTTCACAATTGGATCGTTGGAGACTGAGTTTTTCTCAGTTCCGCCGTATGTTCTATATAATCTTCTTAATTAAATGAAGTAGGTTTGACGGTACCGCTACTTCATGCTCATTTATGTTTATACTTTATTTTAGTGCCATGAACTCTGTAGTTTTTTTCTGTTGAGAAATGCTAACAAGACTCTTAAAAATGGAACTCTCTAATAGAGAGTTTTTGTGGACTCTccgtcacctcatgtttttgacacaattatgtgtcaacattataaaaattGTGCCAAAAACGTGAGGTATAATTGTCTCCTTAGCATATTTTTTTACAAGGACTCTAtaattgtttatgtattttttgtcCACTATAATTGTCTTTTTGGGGCACGTTATTTTGTTGCCTTATTATTCGAGGTGATAAAAAAAGGAACAGAATACAACTATACTTGGTGGTAAGAGCAGATGCACATTCGGATTAGAGTGGTCTTCGAAAAATGCCATTGAAGGTTTTTTGAGGATCTTTTGAATGAGAGTTCGGTAAAATACTTATTCCCGCATATCCCAACGACACTTGAGAGGATGCGTTTAAAAAAACTTAGATCACTTaccaatccccccccccccccccccgaggTGGCGGGGATTATCCCTGGATGCACCAATGGTTGGTGGTGTTCAAGAAGACGAAAATGTGATGCTCAACAACcaattgtttctttttcttttcatagaAAAAAACCCAACTATTtctaaatgaaaacaaaaaaaaattactggTCTACTTCCCTTGAAAATAGTCATTGTTATTTACCAGTATTGCAATAGTGATATTTGTTTCTACTAGTAAGTGAAAGATCTTAATTTTCACTCACATAAATAACAAGTTCGTTACAAATTATGTCgaagaacaaagaagaaatttcTTTTAATGAGAAAAGCCCAATACAATTACATTAACCAAAGCCCATTCAACAAATAGCcagaaaatgaaaaaggaaaTCCTAATCTTCAACCTGCAAAGGCTGATCGCTGTCGCCGCCATCACCTCGTTAGCGACCATAAGGGTGGCCACTTGAAAATAATCAACTCCATGTTGTATTCGATGAAGATATCCCAGTGCATAAGAGTAGTTCCACCATGGCTTACTCCTCTAGGGGATTGGCTCCTTAATCaccctaaaataattaaaaatacgaaaaaaattacaaaatatacaaaaatacaataaatatacaaatttttttttctataaataaccAACCATGTTCTTCCATCTTACAccacattttaatattttcaaatactttcaacaaatcttttattattatcctaaattaaaaataagattattttttatcattgtataacaaaaaatattttaatacgaattgtCTGGGTTATTTAGTGTAGAGATAGAGATACACTTAGATAATTACTGTTCACTACATGCAATTACTATTCACAAAAGAGATTGCGTTGCCTATAGCCCAAGAGAGCCTTACTACAGAGGAAATGCTCTAACAATTCAACATGCAACCAAGGCCGCCACACCATAGGAGAGCCAACAGATCCCGACCACAAACACAAGCCCCTGCAAGTAgtataaaaaaccaaaataaatggGAAGGGGATGGGGCTAAGGAGGCGTCTAAACAGCATGGCTTCGGCCAGAGCTGCAACACGATTGGGCTTTAATTTCATACATGGATCCTACACTTTGTTAGGTTCCATTGAGTGCGTCTTGACATTATGTTCGGTTTCACTGAGTTCGTGTGGAACGTTCATCCAATGGATTCCATTAAGTGAGTTTGGAATCCTACTTCGTATCTTGTGTGTCAGTTCTATCATATTTTATAAGTGCATCTAGAATGCATAATGTTGTGATTCGTGTTAGCTCTTGTGTATTTTTTTCCATCATATTTCGTGTTAGCTCTTCGTGATTTGTGCATCTAGAATGCGTTCGGAATGTGAAACATTGTGAGTCTGCTGatcttattattttaatatatatatattgaaggGAAACTAGATTGAAAATCAGTGAGGATTCAATCGAGTTTTGTGAGTGAAGATATTTTATATATGAAAAGGATTATGAAAATGGATTGGGAAAATGTTTTATAAATGAGATTGATTGACTTTTCAATCATATACGTCGTATTACTGTTACTCACACGAACTTCatagtttgttcaaatttttgCTTTGCCGATGCACCATTCTCACAGTTTAGAGGGCAATTTTGTAGGTTGACAGGTGTTCAACATTCTAAAGTTACGTGTTGGTCCTGAGCATATCTCGTAATCAGGGCgtgagagaatgagagagcAGGTTTACTTTTATGAGTCAAGCCTAGTGTTGTGCTTTTGGAaatggaggtggattgtctatCCTCCTATTTCCATACTCTCCTcatgccctcctgtttgtgtggttacggttaagttacgtcaatattttatattcctattactttttgttttattatttttataaaaaattaatataaaatattaacctAATTTAATCATGATCACACATCAAGAAAAAGCatgaaaaaagtatgaaaatgagaAGGCAGACAATCCCTCATTTGGAAATGCAACTCAAACATCCAACTCCAAcgcattaaaaaaataagaggaTTTCTGTCCTTTCATTTCTCCTCATTTTTCACTTTATGCCCCACTCTGGACCATAGCCAGCCACAGACCAACTCCACCGCATTTTCTGGGTCAAAAGTAGCCTTTACCTCAAGTCGTCATCCAGTCTATTGATAGAGGCCCCACAAGTTACATAATGCATGCTTTTTATACACATCCATATATGCTCATGATTACATCAATAAATAGTTggaaactattatttttgtCGTGAAAGAAATGTTTAATATTGTTATATATTCCTTACTCCTTAGTCTACATCAATTAATTTGTCAAAATGTTGTTTGACCTTaactataattttatttgtcatttagTACACGTAattgtatttctttttactAATAAGAGTGATATTTTAAGTTTAGATTTTTGCGTCGGATTAATTTATTCCCCTCACTCTTTAGTGTAatatatctttgtttttaataaaacaGTAATTGATTTTGTCACTTAATCACTATAATATAAtagtattcttttttatttgtaggtGATTAAGTGGGTAGTTTTATGATCGATTTTCATAGCGAGTTCAATACTAAGATATTATAGTTGTCTGATTGAGTGGCTTGCGCAAATTTCCTCACCATAGTgtaattgtattaaaaaaaaaaaaacccataatttacGTTGCTTAACTCCACAAAAAAATGTGAAGGAATTATTCTTCGAACACTTTGTGAACGATTTGCAAAATTTTATGCTTATTATCAAAATCATCCATGTTATAAATCAATCTGTAAAAAAACATCTCTTAAAAAGACAATTAAAATGAAGTTCGTCAAGTAAATAAATAGTAGCAATTAAATTAACAAGTTGTCTATGAACAAAAAATTGCCAGATATTCTCCAAAATTCAATGGCTGAGAATATTTCTAATTTGAGGGTTTATGTGATActttaatattttctaaaatGTTTCACTTCACTCAAATTgtcaaattaaactattatCTTATAACTATTATaataaatgttttaaaacaaaaataagattaatataatcaatcaaaaaataaaaatgcgaTCAATTTTAACAGTAAGAATGAGAGTTGTTGATTCATATGATGCCAGGTCAAATTTaactttttggttgaaaaatattgtttttaccTTTTTAATGATGTGTACATTTTGACGTTTGGAGATGCTCTGAAACACAACCGTCAGAAGTGTCGTGTAGAATTTGGTTCACTCAGCTGAGCCGTCCGTTCACTCTGTGATTCGGGTAAAACCTCGATTTCACAGTCCCTTTCGTGCATCCATATTCATTGTATTATCTTTCGTTTTTCCCCAAGGCTCAAGGCCCCTTCCCATTGCGTTCTTGAGTCGTACGCAAACACAAAATCCACCATTAGTATTTGGGTTTTCGAAATTCAGTAAATTGTCATCCTTTAAACGCCATTAACACTCAAAAGGGTGGAGCTTCTGCAAATGGGTCTCTGACTCTCTGAGTTTTTAGCTTTTTCACTCTACTGTTCGACACATTTAGCTCGTCAGTGTGTTGGGTTCTTgtaaagcctttgaatttgggTTTTTCTCGGATTTTTGATGGCAAATATGATGAGGTTTAAAGATTTTTGGGTAAAGAAGACACTGGTGGGTCTTGGGTTGGGCCAGTTTCTCTCGCTTTTGATCACTTCTACAGGCTTTTCATCATCTGAGCTTGCCAAAAAAGGTtcgatttttcttattttccacTGTCTATGTATGTTTATTTCAATGCGAGTAAGTAGTTGGGTATGTAACAACTGCAAAGAACAATATAATCCGTGATTGATTGCTGACGAGTAAAGGGAAGGTCCatattatgaaattatattgttTCTGCATTTTCCCCGACCCTCGCAAAGCGGAGAGGCTTGTTGGCTTGGAGTCGTCCTTTTTTTATAATGTTTCTGCATTTTCGGGAACATTGACTGTCATCTGTTATTTGATATATGCTGTTGGATTGGTGTGGTGATTATGCTTCTAAATTTGGTTTTTTGAGGTTTAATTACCGGACGCCAAAACCTGCAAGTAAGTTTTGTTGGATGTAAGTATATATTTGGGAGGTCCACTTTTACAGTACAATCCCATTTGGAGATTGTAACTATTAATACATTCACCAATTATCTCTCGTTTTGTTGGCCACAATCTCCGTGGCTAAGTCGATGGTCCTCTTTTCAAATTCTACTGAAACTCTTCATATTGTGATTCATATAAGGTTGCCGCGTCATCTAGTCTTCTTTTCACTAAATTGTTTCTTGTATTCCTTGTTCATTCAAAAGGCAATGTCTTTTTAAAAGGATTATTATTTAATCATTCGTTTAATGTTCCTATTTTTGGCAGGAATTAATGTTCCTACTTCACAGTCTTTTCTGAACTATGTGCTCTTGGCAATTGTATATGGAGGCATCATGCTTTACCGAAGGAAGCCACTTAAGGTCATTTTTTTTGTGCCTCTATAagactaccttttttctttgtgtAGATATGATTTCCTTTTCGCTTTATGTGATACAATTTGGTTTTTAGACATCTACATCTAGCTAAGTTTTAGTGTTTTGAGACTTTGTTATATAGATTAGTAGCATGTTGTTAAACGGCAGACTCGGAGGATCAGTGCAATCATGATGACATATAAAGGGCATTTGTTAGACCCTGGAACTGTGACCCTAGGGGGTTTCTGTTAAATTAGTGATTTTTGGATTGTACATGTGTAGTTAACCAAATGATGGTTCTTGGTAATCAAcgaaattactaaaaaaaaaaaaaaaaaaaaaaaaagtgatagaACCTGCCCTTGGTCTGGCAAAAAAATAGAACCTGCCACCATGGTGAGATGATCCATGCATATGGATTGTCCAAAATGAAACATCTAAAGCATATTAAAAATGTGTGTGTTTCCTTGTGGGAGGTGCCTTTGAGTGATCACAAATGAGAGATTGACTGATTTTGGTTGGTGGACGTTATGATTGTGCTTTCTGTCAATTGGTTGTGGCTATTGATCTTAACACTGATGTTATTGGTTTAGTTTAAGAAAGAGCTAATTTAGCTGGCTAAAAAGACTAAAGTAGTGAACCTTTAAGTGGTTCTTTTACGGCATAACTACGAAGTAATCAACTAACATGTTCATAAATCATTAAAAAGAAGTTTCTAAAGACTTGTTCTCTAATCTCCCTTCGGAATTTGTGCAGGCTAAATGGTATTACTATGTGCTTCTGGGAATAGTGGACGTGGAGGCAAATTTTCTAGGTgcgtattttattttgtagactGAGCGTATACTTtggttttattgttttaaactGGACTGATGTTTGCAACTTACGGAATTCTGAAGATTTGTTCCTTACATTGGAGACTtaactatattttgaatttaTTATCAAATCTTGGCCTCAACCccacaaagaaagaaagagaaaaagaagaagaattccTAGCTTTGGCCACTGCACAGGCTTCCATTTTACAGAAaacttgaaaaatgaagaaattgaTGCGTGAAAGATCTGGAAACCAAAACAGCAGCATGTAAACAGCAAGTACCAATGCAACCATCGAATTAGAACTACAGCTACAGTGTAGTCTATCCTAAGATGTATTCTGCTTATTGATTCTTGAATAAAGAAACTGTGAAgcttgataaaaaattaaaaaataaaaataaaaaaactgtgaACAACTGCCATCGCTTAAGTTTTACTTTCAAGTTATAAGTAGAGTATGTGTGCTGGATATTTCTAGGAgtaaatttgaataaaaattgGTTTCCTACAACAGTTTCATATTTGATAACTGATATCATTTGTTCTGCAGTGGTGAAGGCTTATCAATACACATCTATAACAAGCGTAATGCTGCTGGATTGTTGGTCTATCCCATGCGTTATGCTTCTTACTTGGcttttcttaaaaacaaaatatagaTTCGCGAAGATAACTGGTGTGGTGGTTTGTGTTGCTGGGCTAGTCATGGTTGTTTTTTCAGATGTTCATGCAGGTGATCGAGCAGGTAAACAACATATGTCTGGTCAAGTGTAGCTTTTTCCAATTATCttggttttgtttgtttaattcttTTAACCATATATAATTAGGTTGGGGTAAATTATCCTGCATATGTTTGTTGAGTGGTTTTCTGATGTTATATGCACTGTTATGACTTGTAGGAGGGAGCAAGCCCAGTGTAGGAGATGCCCTAGTAATTGCTGGTGCTACGCTGTATGCTGTCAGTAATGTCAGTGAGGTAAGTAAATACACAATCTTTCTGGGTTTTAGGAGTAGCCAAATATTTCTTGTTATTAACATAGCTTATGCCTGTTTCCATTATCATAGATAATGTGGGATATCTAGTAAACAAACGTTTAGCACGGAGAAAGTCTTCATAGATGCTATTTGGCATTTGCAAATTACTTGATTCTCTTTTCTTATGCAGGAGTTTCTAGTAAAGAATGCCGACAGGGTTGAACTTATGTCCATGCTGGGCTTGTTTGGTGCCTTCGTCAGTGCTATCCAAATGTATCCTTTCGTTTTGGATGTAGGCAATCAATATTTACAAGAATTATGACTTCTTAGTAAACATGTGGACTTGTGTGATTGTTTTTTAGTTGattatgttcattttttttaaaggggATACTATTGCTGGATCTTATGTGGAGTTTTGTTTGATCATCTATACATGCAGTTTCAAATGAATTACTTACACCTTAATTTCCTTCAACTTGTGCTTTAAATGTCATAATAGATAATACAAAGAAGTTAATCATGTGCAAAGTGGTGTTAAGTGTTTTATACATGTGATTCTATTATCATGTTGTAACCCTTAATGATTCCTATAGGAGCATACTGGAGCGCCATGAGCTCAAATCCATTCACTGGTCGTCTGGGGCagtatgtctctctctctctctctctctctctctctctctctctctctctctcgattgaACAACTCAAACTTGCTCATAGCTACAGTGCACATCTGCACATCAGCAGCAAGAATTTGATTCCTTTGAAATATCGAAACAAAAATATTCCTGCCATTTTTATTGTTAAATCACATTTAAGACATTTTTGCTTTTTGGTGCCAAAATAGGTAATTTGATTGATCTATAAAGGAGAGCTGagttatttcttcttttcatgCGAATAATAAACTAATGGTTACAGTTGATTATTTTTGGTATTAACCAACAAATTATATGGAACAACCTGGAAATTGTTGGTGCCAATCTCTCGTGGTCAAATGTCTTCATTTACGAAGTGAGCATCTAGGATTGATCACCTGCATGAACACATAGAGGGAAAAGGTTGTTGCAGTAGGGGATACCAGGGTGTGCTAAATTGGCATTGATGGCCGAGTTAGTCTAGCTGATGTTTGGACTTTTTGTAGAGTATTTATGATAGGCAAACTGTATTAGCTTGAACCCAATTTATGCAGAGGCAGAATAGGTAGGCCAGTGTGT from Pyrus communis chromosome 17, drPyrComm1.1, whole genome shotgun sequence includes the following:
- the LOC137722395 gene encoding uncharacterized protein, encoding MANMMRFKDFWVKKTLVGLGLGQFLSLLITSTGFSSSELAKKGINVPTSQSFLNYVLLAIVYGGIMLYRRKPLKAKWYYYVLLGIVDVEANFLVVKAYQYTSITSVMLLDCWSIPCVMLLTWLFLKTKYRFAKITGVVVCVAGLVMVVFSDVHAGDRAGGSKPSVGDALVIAGATLYAVSNVSEEFLVKNADRVELMSMLGLFGAFVSAIQMSILERHELKSIHWSSGAVLPFVGFSVAMFLFYSFVPVLLKANGSTMLNLSLLTSDMWAVLIRIFAYHEKVDWMYFVAFAAVCVGLVIYSGGEEEDQRPADVADEDAVRSKHFDEEAGPVGRGTGAGTSKSGDSSRHETVTGSSTEREVADNKSIGKYVQGRKS